In Plasmodium gaboni strain SY75 chromosome 14, whole genome shotgun sequence, one genomic interval encodes:
- a CDS encoding hypothetical protein (conserved Plasmodium protein, unknown function) has translation MELPREVIKWLHHLNISYSLRNIKSASNGIIIAEILNIYMPQSIHMNSLENGFSKEIKRKNWIIIKKVLTHLNVQYDETAIINSEKNEIIKLFIQLYQYFNENKAKYECIYTNEEENKKYIPSFARPTITQKIRESNIHDIIDEDKKHTSAYELVKQEEYNAALQKEKEKEEKENKNKQRNKKNDQNETYLYNDIEKSCSIITINDNSDYPDYTDIKTLDSFIKDKNNLKTLTMKSVKLFNEQENRKVPGKSTQDEKITDIIYNILNDYIADYECETFHKSDFITSIYKMNKFYKTFKYEEYNNSKVINNLYEKFYIICSLKEYELIRSILDDLKLFNENISMIISLNVLSNPSCDKEIFNLIMTYIKQFLSYLRINDMTTNDILCNIILRSLILIHYDENKDISCFCELIIMIINNDINYFMNILNMIKNMMSFDFFYLFLTTLLNNSPSSFIYNKDVKDIYLYYIFIGLHTNKKNIMLLTLNVLNMLSQHDNYYEIVYLSGLFLKLLELRNIHYDIFLFVICSNMIFMITEHKKQNEFSIEVKQLYQVCSLLLKRTKNKNLLYLFFLYSHQLIDKDEQYCNLFMETYGQVSEEEHKVFFSSNVLDEYFRNFYKYKIMKKYFHNILNENINILNERFNTAVLNILMTKDKWKETTSLNILKNFIIYKKDMKLFNYIAIYNNIFENMIQNVFSENHAFFEISKDVLNFYWFSSNEELKKQSFETSMNYLKDIYASNRNSIYPHTIRYIEKLVKGYIKILF, from the exons atggaat TACCAAGAGAAGTTATTAAATGGTTGcatcatttaaatatatccTATTCACttagaaatattaaaagtGCTAGTAATGGTATAATTATTGCTGAaatattgaatatatatatgcctcag AGCATTCATATGAATAGCTTAGAGAATGGTTTCAgtaaagaaataaaaagaaaaaattggataatcataaaaaaagtTTTAACACATTTAAATGTACAATATGACGAAACAGCTATAATTAATTCTGAAAAGa atgaaattattaaacTCTTTATTCAATTATACCAATATTTCAATGAAAATAAAGCAAAATATGAATGCATCTATAcaaatgaagaagaaaataaaaaatatattccGTCATTTGCTAGACCTACAATAACTCAGAAAATTAG GGAGAGTAATATTCATGATATAATCGACGAAGATAAAAAACATACGAGTGCATATGAATTAGTTAAACAAGAAGAATAT AATGCTGCTCttcaaaaagaaaaagaaaaagaggaaaaagaaaacaagAACAAGCAAaggaataaaaaaaatgatcAAAATGAAACTTATctatataatgatattgAAAAAAGTTGTAGTATCATCAcaataaatgataatagCGATTATCCTGATTATACTGATATAAAAACT CTTGATTCCTTTATCAAAGATAAAAACAATTTAAAAACCCTAACAATGAA AAGTGTCAAGCTCTTTAATGAACAGGAAAATAGAAAAGTCCCTGGAAAATCTACCCAAG ACGAGAAAATAActgatattatatataacatattgAATGATTATATAGCTGACTATGAATGTGAAACGTTTCACAAATCAGATTTCATTACTTCCATTTATAAGAtgaataaattttataaaacctttaaatatgaagaatataataattcaaaagttataaataatttatatgaaaagttttatatcatatgttccttaaaagaatatg AACTTATAAGGAGCATATTAGATGATTTAAAACTTTTCAATGAAAACATATCTATGattatatcattaaatG TCCTAAGTAACCCTTCATGTGATAAGGAAATTTTTAATCTCATCATGACGTATATAAAACAATTTCTGAGCTATCTAAGAATAAATGATATGACAACAAATGAT attctttgtaatattatattaagAAGTCTTATTCTTATTCATTACgatgaaaataaagatatatcATGTTTTTGTGAATTAATcattatgataataaataacgatataaattatttcatgaatattttgaacatgattaaaaatatgatgTCTTTTGATTTCTTCtatctttttttaacaaCTCTTTTAAATAACTCCCCAAGTTCTTtcatatat AATAAAGACGTTAAAGatatttatctttattatatattcattgGATTGCatacaaataaaaagaacatcat GTTGCTTACATTAAATGTGTTGAATATGCTTAGTCAACATGATAACTATTATGAAATCGTTTATTTATCTG GATTGTTCCTTAAATTGCTAGAATTAAGAAATATACACTATGACATATTTCTGTTTGTTATATGCTCaaatatgatatttatGATAACTGAACATAAA AAACAAAATGAATTCAGCATTGAAGTAAAACAATTATATCAAGTTTGTTCTTTATTGTTAAAAAGAACCAAAAATAA GAACctattatatttattctttttatacTCTCATCAATTAATAGATAAAGATGAGCAATATtgtaatttatttatggag ACTTATGGACAAGTGAGCGAAGAAGAACATAaagtatttttttcttcaaatGTTTTAGATGAATATTTTAGAAACTTctacaaatataaaattatgaagaaatattttcacaatatattaaatgagaatataaatatattaaacgAAAGATTTAATACGGCTGTCCTAAATATATTGATGACAAAA GATAAATGGAAAGAAACAACTTctttgaatatattaaagaactttattatatataaaa AAGATatgaaattatttaattatatcgccatatacaataatatttttgagAATATGATACAAAACGTCTTTTCAGAAAATCATGCATTTTTCGAAATATCCAAGGATGtg